The Salvia miltiorrhiza cultivar Shanhuang (shh) chromosome 1, IMPLAD_Smil_shh, whole genome shotgun sequence genome has a window encoding:
- the LOC131005534 gene encoding pescadillo homolog: MPKHYRPAGKKKEGNAAKYVTRSQAVKYLQVSLPVFRRLCILKGVFPREPKKKVKGNHHSYYHTKDLMFLKHEPLLEKFRDMRTYERKVKKAVSKKNRDLAERLLTRKPTYTLDMLIKERYPTFIDALRDLDDCLSMVHLFAALPAVDRIVDGEKIPVSRVHNCRRLSQEWQAYISRTHKLRKTFISVKGIYYQAEVEGQKVTWLTPHALQQVLPEVDYRVLLTFLEFYETLLGFVNHRLYQSINATYPPILDPRLEALSADLYALSRYLDANGQSSSTSAKAISSSGSEPAEHQQDEPDALMQQLPSNEPGALMHLLGDASREDEEDLETRACKSLFKNIKFFLSRESPRESLLFIIPAFGGTVSWEGAGAPFDESDQSITHQVVDRPTQGHKFLSREYIQPQWVYDCINAHIILPTEKYIVGCVPPPHLSPFVDNDAEGHVPEYAEAINRLKAAERKEVLPLPGMEKEDLDDPQSLLGIIDRAEAIEAAKKKQKMLTLEKKYHEELKLELQGAQFPAVQSDVEVADAEVDASLDLQQRAKDAANLSEVSMSRKKRKLLEAMKIGQQRKEDKVNNLKERKRKLDKARSSS, from the exons ATGCCGAAGCATTACCGCCCCGCC ggGAAGAAAAAGGAAGGAAACGCCGCTAAGTATGTGACCAGGTCGCAAGCTGTGAAATACCTCCAAGTTAGCCTTCCTGTATTCAG GAGACTATGTATCCTCAAAGGTGTATTTCCTCGGGAACCAAAGAAGAAGGTGAAGGGAAACCACCATTCTTATTATCACACGAAAGATCTCATGTTCCTTAAACATGAGCCCCTGCTTGAAAAATTCAGAGACATGCGCACTTATGAGAGGAAGGTGAAGAAAGCTGTGTCAAAGAAGAATAGAGATCTCGCGGAGCGGCTGTTGACACGGAAGCCCACTTACACTCTTGATATGCTCATTAAGGAGAG GTATCCAACATTCATTGATGCATTGAGAGATCTTGATGACTGCCTTAGTATGGTACACCTATTTGCTGCATTGCCTGCTGTGGATAGAATTGTTGATGGAGAAAAGATTCCTGTAAGCCGTGTCCATAATTGCCGAAG GTTGAGTCAAGAGTGGCAGGCATACATTTCTCGCACCCATAAACTAAGGAAGACATTCATTTCTGTGAAAGGAATTTATTATCAA GCAGAGGTTGAGGGGCAAAAAGTTACTTGGTTAACTCCTCATGCATTGCAACAAGTACTGCCCGAAGTGGATTACAGGGTCTTGCTTACATTTTTGGAATTTTATGAG ACTCTTCTTGGATTTGTTAATCACAGACTGTATCAATCAATAAATGCGACGTATCCACCAATTCTTGACCCTCGGTTGGAAGCTCTGTCTGCAG ATCTTTATGCATTGTCAAGATATCTTGATGCCAACGGCCAAAGTTCCTCGACGAGTGCAAAAGCCATCTCCTCATCTGGCTCTGAGCCAGCTGAGCACCAACAGGATGAACCTGATGCTTTAATGCAACAGCTTCCTTCTAATGAACCTGGTGCTTTAATGCACCTTCTTGGAGATGCTTCCAGAGAGGATGAGGAAGATTTAGAAACCAGGGCATGCAAAAGCCTCTTCAAGAACATCAAATTCTTCTTGAGTCGTGAG TCTCCTAGAGAGTCATTGCTGTTTATCATCCCTGCATTTGGTGGCACAGTTTCTTGGGAAGGTGCAGGCGCACCATTCGATGAGTCTGACCAAAGCATCACTCATCAG GTTGTTGATAGGCCAACACAAGGGCATAAGTTCCTTTCCAGGGAATATATCCAACCTCAGTGGGTCTATGATTGTATAAATGCACACATCATTTTGCCTACTGAGAAATATATTGTGGGATG TGTACCTCCTCCGCATTTGTCTCCTTTTGTAGACAATGATGCTGAAGGTCACGTTCCTGAGTACGCTGAAGCTATTAACCGACTAAAGGCTGCTGAAAGAAAAGAAGTTCTGCCATTGCCTGGCATGGAAAAAGAAGATTTGGATGACCCTCAAAGTTTACTAGGTATCATTGATCGGGCAGAAGCTATCGAGGCTGCTAAGAAAAAACAGAAG ATGTTAACACTGGAGAAGAAGTACCATGAAGAACTGAAGCTAGAGCTTCAAGGTGCTCAGTTCCCTGCTGTCCAAAGTGATGTGGAAGTCGCGGATGCTGAAGTAGATGCTTCGCTTGATCTTCAACAAAGGGCCAAGGATGCTGCTAATTTGTCAGAGGTTTCAATGTCGCGCAAGAAGAGGAAACTCCTAGAAGCAATGAAG ATCGGCCAACAGAGAAAAGAGGATAAAGTAAATAATCTGAAAGAGCGGAAGCGGAAACTCGATAAAGCCAGGAGTTCTTCGTAA
- the LOC131012289 gene encoding auxin-induced protein 15A-like, producing MASFSWWEHENTPRYGAQDGHATDARRSLSSERRAASSVSKGHVAVYVGENENEKKRFVIPVSYLNHSSFQELLFRAEEEFGFHHPMGGLTIPCSEDLFNGVVSALSTTSHIQAMF from the exons ATGGCATCATTTTCATGGTGGGAACATGAAAATACCCCAAGGTACGGAGCACAAG ATGGCCATGCGACAGATGCTAGACGGTCTTTATCTAGCGAGAGAAGGGCAGCTTCATCAGTCTCAAAGGGCCATGTTGCTGTTTATGTCGGGgagaatgagaatgagaagaaGCGGTTTGTCATCCCAGTGTCGTACTTGAACCACTCCTCGTTTCAAGAGTTGTTGTTTCGGGCTGAGGAGGAATTCGGGTTCCATCACCCCATGGGCGGCCTCACCATCCCCTGCTCCGAGGACTTATTCAACGGCGTCGTCTCGGCCTTGAGCACCACTTCACATATACAAGCAATGTTTTAG
- the LOC131005535 gene encoding auxin-responsive protein SAUR20-like, with amino-acid sequence MAIRQMLRRSLSSERRSSEVIPKGHLAVYVGDNEKKRFVIPVAYLNHPSFQELLFQAEEEFGFNHPMGGLTIPCSQESFVDFISGFSTR; translated from the coding sequence ATGGCCATCCGCCAGATGTTGAGACGGTCTTTATCCAGCGAGAGAAGATCATCTGAAGTAATTCCCAAGGGACATCTTGCTGTTTATGTTGGTGATAATGAAAAGAAGCGGTTTGTGATTCCAGTGGCGTACTTGAACCACCCCTCGTTTCAAGAGCTGTTGTTCCAAGCTGAGGAAGAATTCGGGTTCAACCACCCGATGGGCGGCCTCACCATCCCTTGCAGTCAAGAATCGTTTGTAGATTTCATCTCTGGCTTCAGCACAAGATGA
- the LOC131005536 gene encoding auxin-induced protein 15A-like, translated as MAIRQMLRRSLSSERRSAEVPKGHVAVYVGDDEKKRFVIPVSYLNHPSFQEFLFQAEEEFGFNHPMGGLTIPCSEDLFVDFISGLSRR; from the coding sequence ATGGCCATTCGCCAAATGTTGAGACGTTCTCTATCCAGTGAAAGAAGGTCGGCTGAAGTTCCGAAAGGGCATGTTGCTGTTTATGTTGGGGACGATGAAAAGAAGCGGTTTGTGATTCCAGTATCGTACTTGAATCACCCCTCGTTTCAAGAATTCCTATTTCAAGCTGAAGAAGAATTCGGATTCAATCACCCTATGGGAGGCCTTACCATCCCTTGCAGTGAGGACTTATTTGTAGATTTCATCTCTGGCTTGAgcagaagatga